In a single window of the Desulfovibrio mangrovi genome:
- a CDS encoding metal-sensitive transcriptional regulator — MNEAEMNKEQEAVKQNVQKRLKRIEGQIRGIQRMIEDGKECEDILVQVRAARSALQSASKLILRRYILRCHIDALRDASEGRKDPIEKVIDVLAQYVDD, encoded by the coding sequence ATGAACGAAGCCGAAATGAACAAAGAACAGGAAGCCGTTAAACAGAACGTCCAGAAGCGGCTTAAACGCATAGAAGGTCAGATTCGCGGCATTCAGCGCATGATCGAAGATGGCAAGGAGTGCGAGGACATCCTCGTGCAGGTCCGTGCCGCCCGTTCTGCGCTGCAGTCCGCCAGCAAGCTGATTCTGCGCCGCTACATTCTGCGCTGCCATATAGACGCCCTGCGCGATGCATCCGAAGGTCGCAAAGACCCCATCGAGAAGGTCATCGACGTGCTGGCGCAGTATGTGGATGATTAG
- the topA gene encoding type I DNA topoisomerase — protein sequence MGKDLIIVESPAKVKTIKKFLGRNYMVHASVGHVRDLPTKDLGVDEAKDFKPKYQVIQGKQKVVNALRDAAAGADNVYLAPDPDREGEAIAWHVAELIKKENQNISRIQFNEITARAVREALEHPRPLNENLFDAQQARRILDRLVGYKLSPLLWKKVKRGISAGRVQSVALRLIVDREAERHAFTPEEYWTLRVELSGATPPPFRAELHKVDGKKPVVGDGDTAAAIETAVKEAQFTVEKVEEKKRQRQPLPPFITSTLQQLASQRLGYSAKRTMSIAQRLYEGVELGEQGTVALITYMRTDSVRIADEAQQAALSLIGDMYGKEYLPEKPRFYKTKSAAQDAHEAIRPVDVTLTPDMVQNLLPREQHSLYRLIWQRFVASQMASAEFHDTTVTVTAANTHWRAKGERMLFPGFLAVSPQKGTESEELPKLEEGQVVTLTNFEKEQKFTQPPPRYTEASLVRELEEKGIGRPSTYASIISTLIDRDYTSLVDKHFVPTDLGRVVCEKLSRHFVTLMDVGFTAQMEDALDKVAEGEQNWVDLLKDFVQDFDPTLEKASSEMEAVKQGLTTEVNCSECGKPMIIKFGKAGTFLACSGYPECKNTTNFTRDEDGNIQIVERPQEEPEKAGTCPECGKDLVVKKARTGSRFIACSGYPDCKHTEPFSTGVKCPRCETGMLVEKSSKRGKVFYSCNQYPKCDYALWDWPVAEPCPQCDSKVLTIKTTKARGKHIACPEKSCRYTRSLEGGDSGDESGEE from the coding sequence ATGGGCAAAGACCTGATTATCGTGGAATCACCGGCCAAGGTGAAAACCATCAAGAAATTCCTCGGGCGCAACTATATGGTGCACGCAAGCGTGGGCCACGTACGCGATCTGCCCACCAAGGACCTTGGCGTGGATGAAGCAAAGGACTTCAAGCCCAAGTATCAGGTCATACAGGGCAAGCAGAAGGTCGTGAACGCCCTGCGCGATGCCGCAGCCGGTGCGGACAATGTCTATCTCGCACCCGACCCCGACCGCGAGGGAGAGGCCATTGCATGGCACGTGGCCGAGCTGATCAAGAAGGAAAACCAGAACATCAGCCGCATCCAGTTCAACGAAATTACCGCCCGCGCCGTGCGCGAAGCGCTGGAACACCCGCGCCCGCTGAACGAGAATCTCTTCGACGCCCAGCAGGCCCGACGCATTCTGGACCGCCTTGTGGGCTACAAGCTTTCCCCCCTGCTCTGGAAGAAGGTAAAGCGCGGCATCTCCGCCGGACGCGTGCAGTCCGTGGCCCTGCGCCTTATCGTGGACCGCGAGGCCGAGCGCCACGCCTTCACTCCCGAAGAGTACTGGACCCTGCGCGTGGAGCTGTCCGGCGCCACCCCGCCCCCCTTCCGTGCAGAGCTGCACAAGGTGGACGGCAAGAAGCCCGTGGTGGGTGACGGCGACACCGCCGCCGCCATTGAGACCGCCGTCAAGGAAGCGCAGTTCACCGTGGAAAAGGTGGAAGAGAAAAAGCGCCAGCGCCAGCCGCTGCCGCCCTTCATCACCTCCACCCTGCAGCAGCTCGCCAGCCAGCGGCTGGGCTATTCCGCCAAGCGCACCATGTCCATTGCCCAACGCCTCTATGAAGGCGTGGAACTGGGCGAGCAGGGCACCGTGGCGCTCATCACCTATATGCGTACCGACTCCGTACGCATTGCGGACGAGGCGCAGCAGGCCGCGCTTTCCCTCATCGGCGACATGTACGGCAAGGAATACCTGCCGGAAAAGCCCCGCTTCTACAAAACCAAGTCCGCCGCACAGGACGCGCATGAAGCCATCCGCCCCGTCGATGTGACCCTGACGCCGGATATGGTGCAGAACCTGCTCCCCCGCGAGCAGCACAGCCTGTACCGGCTCATCTGGCAACGCTTTGTGGCCTCGCAGATGGCCTCTGCCGAATTCCACGACACCACCGTGACCGTGACTGCCGCCAACACCCACTGGCGCGCCAAGGGCGAGCGCATGCTCTTCCCCGGCTTCCTTGCGGTTTCCCCGCAGAAGGGTACGGAAAGCGAAGAGCTGCCCAAGCTGGAAGAAGGGCAAGTCGTCACCCTGACCAATTTCGAGAAGGAACAGAAGTTCACCCAGCCGCCTCCGCGCTACACGGAAGCCTCGCTAGTGCGTGAGCTGGAAGAAAAAGGCATCGGCCGTCCTTCCACCTACGCGTCCATCATCTCCACGCTCATCGACCGCGACTACACCTCGCTGGTGGACAAGCACTTCGTGCCCACCGACCTTGGCCGCGTGGTCTGCGAAAAGCTCAGCAGGCACTTTGTCACCCTCATGGACGTGGGCTTCACCGCGCAGATGGAAGACGCCCTCGACAAGGTGGCGGAAGGCGAACAGAACTGGGTGGACCTGCTCAAGGACTTCGTGCAGGACTTCGACCCCACGCTTGAAAAGGCGTCTTCTGAGATGGAAGCCGTGAAACAGGGTCTGACCACCGAAGTGAACTGCTCCGAGTGCGGTAAGCCCATGATCATCAAGTTCGGCAAGGCGGGTACCTTCCTTGCCTGTTCCGGCTACCCCGAGTGCAAGAACACCACGAACTTCACCCGCGATGAAGACGGCAACATCCAGATTGTGGAACGCCCGCAGGAAGAGCCCGAAAAGGCGGGCACCTGCCCCGAGTGCGGCAAAGACCTGGTTGTGAAGAAGGCCCGCACCGGCAGCCGGTTCATTGCCTGCTCCGGCTATCCGGACTGCAAGCACACCGAGCCGTTCTCCACGGGCGTGAAATGCCCCCGCTGCGAAACCGGCATGCTGGTGGAAAAAAGCTCCAAGCGCGGCAAGGTGTTCTACTCCTGCAACCAGTACCCCAAGTGCGACTACGCCCTCTGGGACTGGCCCGTGGCCGAACCCTGCCCGCAGTGCGATTCCAAGGTGCTGACCATCAAGACCACCAAGGCGCGCGGCAAGCACATTGCCTGCCCTGAAAAGAGCTGCCGTTACACCCGCTCGCTCGAAGGCGGCGATTCCGGCGACGAGAGCGGCGAAGAATAG
- a CDS encoding M48 family metallopeptidase: MRKVVILCGCLACALFLSACAKAPYTGRNQLMIISQQEELALGKKTANDVLKTEKRDTTSENSKAVTRVGKNIAASAGRDDFQWEFNTILKDDMPNAFCLPGGKVFVYTGIFKYIKNDAELAAVMGHEIGHAIARHGAERVSTALAAQTGAAVGMIALSGQDLSPATRAAMGAAFGVGVNVGVILPFSRVQEYEADRVGLILMAKAGYDPHAALEFWRAFAQQPGNKPPEFLSTHPASENRIEAIKELIPEAMQYYKKPQ, encoded by the coding sequence ATGAGAAAAGTAGTAATTCTCTGTGGTTGCCTTGCCTGTGCGTTGTTTCTTTCCGCATGCGCCAAAGCACCCTATACGGGCCGAAACCAGCTGATGATTATTTCACAGCAGGAAGAACTGGCCTTGGGAAAGAAAACCGCCAATGACGTGCTGAAAACCGAAAAGCGCGACACGACAAGCGAGAACTCCAAGGCCGTGACCCGCGTGGGCAAGAACATTGCTGCGAGTGCAGGGCGTGATGATTTTCAGTGGGAGTTCAACACCATCCTCAAGGATGATATGCCCAATGCCTTCTGTCTGCCCGGAGGCAAGGTCTTCGTGTATACCGGCATTTTCAAGTACATTAAGAATGATGCCGAGCTCGCCGCTGTTATGGGGCACGAGATCGGGCATGCCATCGCCCGCCACGGGGCGGAGCGAGTCTCCACGGCGCTGGCGGCCCAGACGGGCGCTGCCGTGGGCATGATTGCGCTTTCCGGCCAGGACCTGTCGCCCGCCACCAGAGCCGCCATGGGCGCAGCCTTCGGCGTGGGCGTGAATGTGGGCGTCATTCTGCCCTTCTCGCGCGTTCAGGAATATGAGGCTGACCGGGTGGGCCTTATACTCATGGCCAAGGCCGGATATGACCCCCACGCCGCGCTGGAATTCTGGAGGGCCTTTGCCCAGCAGCCGGGGAACAAGCCGCCGGAGTTTCTTTCTACCCACCCCGCTTCGGAAAATCGCATAGAGGCCATCAAGGAGCTTATTCCGGAGGCCATGCAGTATTACAAGAAGCCTCAGTAG
- a CDS encoding RNA recognition motif domain-containing protein, with product MSKKLYVGNLPWSATENDVRAAFEAYGNVTSVNLVEDRETGRARGFGFVEMDDAGAAEAIHNLDGREFGGRNLKVNEAKPREQRSRW from the coding sequence ATGTCTAAGAAACTTTATGTCGGCAATCTCCCCTGGTCCGCTACCGAAAACGACGTTCGTGCAGCTTTTGAAGCTTACGGCAACGTCACTTCCGTAAATCTGGTAGAAGACCGCGAAACCGGCCGCGCACGTGGCTTCGGCTTCGTAGAAATGGATGACGCCGGCGCAGCTGAAGCCATCCACAATCTTGATGGCCGCGAGTTCGGCGGACGTAACCTTAAGGTTAACGAAGCCAAGCCCCGCGAACAGCGCAGCCGCTGGTAG
- a CDS encoding substrate-binding periplasmic protein, which produces MRIVVMLLGLVLFCSPVKAETYRIATLDGITYADISAMVIKAYARLGHNATVINYPGERALFQSSQGIADAELVRTAIVGRLYPTLVRIPVPIDTARITAFMRKGLPPVRNWEDLLQYRIGVEIGFKSAEFYTRDMNVTAFSDRERMFRVLDAGRLDVVVVLRRIGDQVINRLNLQNVYASDPPLSVEPLYHYVHKKHETLVPELARVFTELLANGTFEKSKQAQQLTP; this is translated from the coding sequence ATGCGAATTGTCGTCATGTTATTGGGCCTTGTTCTCTTTTGCTCTCCTGTCAAAGCGGAGACCTATCGAATCGCCACGTTGGATGGAATTACCTACGCGGACATTTCCGCTATGGTGATCAAGGCGTACGCGCGGCTGGGGCATAACGCGACGGTTATCAATTATCCGGGAGAGCGCGCCCTCTTTCAGTCCAGCCAAGGCATTGCAGATGCCGAACTTGTACGCACGGCCATCGTGGGGAGGCTATATCCCACACTGGTCAGGATTCCCGTACCGATTGACACTGCCAGAATTACGGCGTTCATGCGTAAGGGGTTGCCTCCTGTCCGCAATTGGGAAGACCTTTTGCAATACCGGATAGGTGTGGAGATAGGGTTCAAGAGCGCAGAGTTTTACACCCGCGATATGAACGTAACCGCGTTCAGTGACCGCGAGCGCATGTTCAGGGTGTTGGATGCCGGAAGGCTGGACGTGGTGGTGGTTCTAAGGAGGATTGGCGACCAAGTGATCAACCGACTTAATTTACAGAATGTTTACGCCTCAGATCCTCCGTTGTCTGTGGAACCGCTTTATCATTATGTTCACAAGAAGCATGAAACATTGGTGCCGGAACTGGCCAGAGTGTTTACGGAATTGCTGGCGAACGGCACTTTTGAGAAAAGTAAGCAGGCTCAACAGCTTACGCCGTGA
- a CDS encoding substrate-binding periplasmic protein, which produces MRLFMTLLVLLVCFPAMAGQVYRISAFDMETAQSLVPIVVEAYRRIGITVEIVPLPGERSLVMANRGEVDGELARIPLIGELYPNLIQVPVSIGSYDGVAFSKSSVPPVQDWDDLRKYRVGVEIGVKFAETGTRGMDVVSFDDRRKMFEMLGVGKIDVAVHLRETGQAELRALGITDVYAHEKPLTLLVMYHYVHRKHAMLVPQLAKALEEMEKDGTMARLRGKEN; this is translated from the coding sequence ATGCGGTTGTTCATGACTCTGCTGGTTCTGTTGGTCTGTTTTCCTGCCATGGCCGGGCAGGTCTATCGTATTTCTGCCTTTGACATGGAGACGGCGCAATCGCTTGTCCCTATCGTCGTTGAGGCTTACCGGCGTATAGGGATAACCGTGGAGATTGTGCCTTTGCCCGGAGAAAGGTCGCTGGTCATGGCCAACCGGGGCGAAGTGGACGGAGAACTGGCGCGCATTCCGTTGATCGGCGAGTTGTATCCGAATCTTATTCAGGTTCCCGTCTCCATCGGATCATATGATGGTGTCGCTTTTTCCAAGAGCAGTGTCCCCCCTGTGCAGGATTGGGATGATCTGCGCAAGTACAGGGTTGGTGTGGAAATCGGCGTGAAGTTTGCCGAGACCGGAACCAGAGGCATGGACGTGGTCAGTTTTGATGACCGCCGCAAGATGTTCGAGATGCTGGGCGTGGGCAAGATAGACGTAGCCGTGCACCTGCGCGAGACGGGGCAGGCGGAACTGCGTGCCTTGGGCATTACGGATGTCTATGCCCACGAAAAGCCGTTAACCTTGCTGGTCATGTATCACTATGTCCACCGCAAACACGCGATGCTCGTGCCCCAGCTTGCCAAGGCGCTGGAGGAGATGGAGAAGGACGGCACCATGGCGAGGCTGCGTGGCAAAGAGAATTGA
- a CDS encoding proline dehydrogenase family protein: MDTGLDTRIVGRGKEFFKSISGEAPSIFNKGWWTGKVMDWAMKNEDFKVQLFRFVDVFPYLNTSESLSRHIREYFSGEDQDVPAVLKWGAGKADGLLGKLTSGLMEKTIRTNIEGMGRQFIVGQETKEAVKGLAKLRKDGFAFTVDLLGEATVSEEEADAYRDGYLEVLDAIAKEQDKWKALPGKGGDASLDWGYTPKVNVSIKPSALYSQAKSVDVEGSVQGIINRLIPIYRKVMEMKGFLCIDMESLKYREITLELYRRLRTMPEFRDYPHLSIVLQAYLRCTDHDLAELIKWARTERLPIAIRLVKGAYWDMETVVAKQNGWEVPVWTHKPESDIAFERQARVILENSDICYFACASHNIRSISSVMETARELNVPESRYEFQVLYGMAEPVRKGLLNVAGRVRLYCPYGDLIPGMAYLVRRLLENTANESFLRQSFADGAEMERLLENPQKTLDRELAAKPAPKPAGFHEGIQGIPLFVNDSMIDFTVPEARSAFPAAIKDIRSRMGGKIPLYIDGKDVMTDDVIPTTNPANYSEKLADMCQAGVAEIDAALDAAERAFYTWRDVSPEDRANYLMKAAEVARKKAYELSAWQILEVGKQWDQAFHDVGEGIDFLEYYAREMLRLGRPRRMGRAPGEHNQLFYQPKGIAAVISPWNFPFAISIGMASAAIVTGNPVVFKPSSISARVGYNLTEVFREAGLPAGVFNFCPGRSSVMGDYLIEHPKVSMICFTGSMEVGLHIQNKASVVKPGQMQCKRVIAEMGGKNAIIIDDDADLDEAVLHVLYSAFGFQGQKCSACSRVIVVEPIYDRFVNRLVQAAGDVKIGPSENPANYMGPLADVSLQRNVNEYIKIAEQEGTILVKRTDIPSEGAYVPMTIVGDIKPHHRIAQEEIFGPVLAVMKAKTFDEALDIANGTRFALTGGVFSRSPEHLEKARKDFRVGNLYLNRNNTGALVERQPFGGFKMSGVGSKTGGPDYLLQFMDPRCVTENTMRRGFAPIEEDDDWIA, from the coding sequence ATGGATACAGGTCTTGATACGCGCATAGTCGGGCGCGGTAAGGAATTCTTCAAGAGCATCAGCGGCGAGGCGCCGTCCATATTCAACAAAGGCTGGTGGACCGGCAAAGTTATGGACTGGGCCATGAAGAATGAAGACTTCAAGGTTCAGCTCTTCCGTTTCGTGGACGTGTTCCCCTATCTGAACACCTCCGAATCCCTTTCCCGCCATATCCGCGAATATTTCTCCGGTGAAGACCAGGACGTTCCCGCCGTGCTCAAGTGGGGCGCAGGCAAGGCAGACGGCCTGCTGGGCAAGCTCACCTCCGGCCTGATGGAAAAAACCATCCGCACCAACATTGAAGGCATGGGCCGCCAGTTCATCGTGGGACAGGAAACCAAGGAAGCGGTCAAAGGCCTTGCCAAGCTGCGCAAGGACGGATTCGCCTTCACCGTTGACCTGCTCGGCGAAGCAACCGTGAGCGAAGAAGAAGCCGATGCCTACCGTGACGGCTACCTTGAGGTGCTGGACGCCATTGCCAAGGAACAGGACAAGTGGAAGGCCCTTCCCGGCAAGGGCGGCGACGCCTCCCTTGACTGGGGCTACACCCCCAAGGTGAACGTTTCCATCAAGCCCTCCGCCCTCTACTCACAGGCCAAGTCCGTGGATGTTGAAGGCTCCGTGCAGGGCATCATTAACCGCCTTATCCCCATCTACCGCAAGGTGATGGAGATGAAGGGCTTCCTGTGCATCGACATGGAATCCCTCAAGTACCGCGAAATCACGCTGGAACTCTACCGCCGCCTGCGCACCATGCCCGAGTTCCGCGACTACCCGCATCTTTCCATCGTGTTGCAGGCTTACCTGCGCTGCACCGACCATGACCTCGCCGAACTCATCAAGTGGGCCCGCACCGAACGCCTGCCCATCGCCATCCGTCTGGTAAAGGGCGCCTACTGGGATATGGAAACCGTTGTGGCCAAGCAGAACGGCTGGGAAGTTCCAGTGTGGACCCACAAGCCCGAGTCCGACATCGCCTTTGAACGTCAGGCCCGCGTGATTCTGGAAAACAGCGACATCTGCTACTTCGCCTGCGCTTCGCACAACATCCGCTCCATTTCCTCGGTCATGGAAACAGCCCGTGAACTGAACGTGCCTGAAAGCCGCTACGAGTTCCAGGTGCTCTACGGCATGGCAGAACCCGTACGCAAAGGCCTGCTGAACGTTGCCGGTCGCGTGCGTCTGTACTGCCCCTACGGCGATCTCATTCCCGGCATGGCCTACCTTGTACGCCGCCTGCTGGAAAACACCGCCAACGAATCCTTCCTGCGCCAGAGTTTTGCAGACGGCGCGGAAATGGAACGCCTGCTTGAAAACCCGCAGAAGACGCTGGACCGCGAACTGGCCGCCAAGCCCGCGCCCAAGCCTGCCGGATTCCACGAAGGCATACAGGGCATTCCGCTCTTCGTGAACGATTCCATGATCGACTTCACCGTGCCGGAGGCACGCTCCGCCTTCCCCGCAGCCATCAAGGACATCCGCTCCCGCATGGGCGGCAAGATTCCGCTGTATATCGACGGCAAGGACGTGATGACCGACGACGTCATCCCCACCACCAACCCGGCCAACTACTCCGAAAAACTGGCGGACATGTGTCAGGCAGGCGTGGCTGAAATCGATGCCGCGCTGGACGCTGCCGAACGCGCTTTCTACACGTGGCGCGACGTGTCTCCCGAAGACCGCGCCAACTACCTGATGAAGGCTGCTGAAGTGGCCCGCAAGAAGGCCTACGAGCTTTCCGCATGGCAGATTCTGGAAGTGGGCAAGCAGTGGGATCAGGCATTCCACGACGTGGGCGAAGGCATCGACTTCCTCGAATACTATGCCCGCGAGATGCTGCGCCTCGGCCGCCCGCGCCGCATGGGCCGCGCACCCGGCGAACACAACCAGCTGTTCTACCAGCCCAAGGGCATCGCCGCGGTCATCTCGCCGTGGAACTTCCCCTTCGCCATTTCCATCGGCATGGCCTCTGCCGCCATCGTCACGGGTAACCCCGTGGTGTTCAAGCCATCCTCCATCAGCGCCCGCGTGGGCTACAACCTGACCGAGGTGTTCCGCGAAGCCGGTCTGCCCGCAGGCGTATTCAACTTCTGCCCCGGCCGCAGCTCCGTGATGGGCGACTACCTCATCGAGCATCCCAAGGTAAGCATGATCTGCTTCACCGGCTCCATGGAAGTGGGTCTGCACATCCAGAACAAGGCCAGCGTGGTCAAGCCCGGCCAGATGCAGTGCAAGCGCGTTATCGCAGAAATGGGCGGCAAGAACGCCATCATCATCGACGACGATGCCGACCTTGATGAAGCAGTGTTGCACGTGCTCTACTCCGCCTTCGGCTTCCAGGGCCAGAAGTGCTCCGCCTGCTCCCGCGTCATCGTGGTGGAACCCATCTACGACCGCTTCGTGAACCGCCTTGTACAGGCTGCCGGCGACGTGAAGATCGGTCCTTCCGAAAATCCGGCCAACTACATGGGCCCGCTGGCAGACGTTAGCCTGCAGCGCAACGTGAACGAATACATCAAGATCGCCGAGCAGGAAGGCACGATTCTGGTCAAGCGCACCGACATTCCTTCCGAAGGCGCGTATGTGCCCATGACCATCGTGGGCGACATCAAGCCGCACCACCGCATCGCGCAGGAAGAAATCTTCGGCCCCGTGCTTGCGGTAATGAAGGCCAAGACCTTCGACGAGGCGCTTGATATCGCAAACGGAACCCGCTTTGCCCTGACCGGCGGCGTATTCTCCAGAAGCCCCGAGCATCTGGAAAAGGCCCGCAAGGACTTCCGCGTGGGTAACCTGTACCTGAACCGCAACAACACCGGCGCGCTTGTGGAACGCCAGCCCTTCGGCGGCTTCAAGATGTCCGGCGTGGGCTCCAAGACCGGCGGCCCCGACTACCTGCTGCAGTTCATGGATCCCCGCTGCGTAACGGAAAACACCATGCGCCGCGGCTTCGCTCCCATCGAGGAAGACGACGACTGGATCGCCTAA
- the infA gene encoding translation initiation factor IF-1: MAKEDAIEVAGVVQEALPNAMFRVTLENGLDVLAHISGKMRKFYIRILPGDSVKVELSPYDLTRGRITYRMK; this comes from the coding sequence ATGGCCAAGGAAGACGCCATTGAGGTGGCAGGTGTAGTGCAGGAAGCCCTGCCCAACGCGATGTTTCGGGTGACCCTCGAAAACGGGTTGGATGTACTTGCCCACATTTCCGGAAAGATGCGTAAGTTTTACATCCGCATTCTTCCTGGTGATTCTGTGAAGGTGGAACTCTCCCCGTACGATCTTACGCGCGGACGCATCACCTATCGCATGAAATAA
- the lgt gene encoding prolipoprotein diacylglyceryl transferase: MLTYPMLDPVAFSIGPLSVHWYGLMYLFGFLAAWLLGRYRAAQPGSGWNAGMVDDMLTSCILGVVLGGRIGYILFYDLTYYLQNPIQMLHVWNGGMSFHGGLLGVIICFWLFARKNRISIFDIGDFAAPLVPPGLFFGRIGNFINGELWGRHTTAEVGMIFPGGGPFPRHPSQLYEAALEGVIMFVLLWVFSGRRPPRRCVSGLFLILYGSFRFIVEFFREPDAQLGFIAFSWLTMGMLLCLPMIAYGLFLCIQGKRRNEYL, translated from the coding sequence ATGCTCACCTACCCCATGCTTGATCCGGTAGCCTTTTCCATAGGCCCATTGTCCGTGCACTGGTACGGCCTGATGTACCTTTTCGGCTTTCTTGCCGCATGGCTGCTCGGCAGATACCGAGCAGCACAACCCGGTTCCGGGTGGAACGCAGGCATGGTGGACGACATGCTCACCTCCTGCATCTTGGGCGTGGTGCTGGGGGGCAGAATCGGCTACATCCTCTTCTACGACCTGACATATTATCTTCAGAACCCCATTCAGATGCTGCACGTATGGAACGGCGGCATGTCCTTCCATGGCGGTCTGCTGGGCGTTATCATCTGCTTCTGGCTCTTTGCGAGAAAGAACAGGATCAGCATCTTCGACATCGGCGATTTTGCCGCCCCGCTGGTTCCGCCCGGACTGTTCTTCGGTCGTATCGGAAACTTCATCAACGGCGAGCTATGGGGACGCCACACCACGGCGGAAGTAGGCATGATCTTCCCCGGCGGCGGTCCTTTTCCGCGCCACCCCTCGCAGCTGTACGAAGCCGCCCTTGAAGGCGTGATCATGTTCGTGCTGCTGTGGGTCTTCTCCGGCAGACGCCCGCCCCGCCGCTGCGTTTCCGGCCTGTTCCTCATCCTGTACGGCTCTTTCCGCTTCATCGTGGAATTCTTCAGAGAACCGGACGCCCAACTCGGCTTCATCGCCTTCAGCTGGCTCACCATGGGCATGCTGCTCTGCCTGCCCATGATCGCCTACGGCCTGTTCCTCTGTATTCAGGGCAAACGGAGAAATGAATACTTGTAG
- a CDS encoding universal stress protein → MDIAKILLPVDGSEHSVRAAREAAEWAKHFKADIILLHCSVVFPNLKLKGDYAREAAESANKALGAARDVLQDHGIRYMERVIDGSPTDVISDLAEREKVDMIVMAPRGVNPLQGLLLGSVTERVLKTAPCRVLIVR, encoded by the coding sequence ATGGATATCGCCAAAATTCTTCTTCCGGTTGACGGCTCCGAGCATTCCGTGCGCGCCGCGCGCGAGGCGGCCGAATGGGCCAAGCATTTCAAGGCGGACATTATTCTGCTGCATTGCAGCGTGGTGTTCCCCAACCTGAAACTCAAGGGCGACTATGCCCGCGAAGCGGCCGAAAGCGCCAACAAGGCGCTGGGAGCCGCAAGAGACGTTCTGCAGGATCACGGCATTCGCTACATGGAGCGTGTGATTGACGGCTCGCCCACTGACGTGATCAGCGACCTTGCAGAGCGCGAGAAGGTGGACATGATCGTCATGGCCCCCCGCGGCGTGAACCCCTTGCAGGGGTTGCTCCTCGGCAGCGTGACCGAGCGGGTGCTTAAAACCGCACCGTGCCGCGTGTTGATCGTTCGCTAA
- the bioD gene encoding dethiobiotin synthase: MNRNHFFVTGTDTGVGKTVVSLLLMRALFASGHTPFYFKPVQTGCRTVHDADSDALFVYGHCAQLADCDPARSVGLLYQAPKAPLFAARDAGTTVDTEALCAMLHDISNAHEHVVFEGAGGALVPITEHMFMTDLMAATDARTIVAARAGLGTINHTLLTLESLSRRNLDVAGVVMVQSPQAVTPEAMVVENIEAVERISGVPVLCVVPPLTDFMHDGEEAVQALGRALLTGGIRHP; the protein is encoded by the coding sequence ATGAACCGCAACCATTTCTTCGTCACCGGCACCGACACCGGCGTGGGCAAGACCGTTGTGTCTCTACTGCTCATGCGCGCCCTGTTCGCGTCAGGGCATACCCCGTTCTACTTCAAGCCCGTGCAGACAGGCTGCCGCACCGTGCATGATGCAGACAGCGACGCCCTGTTCGTATACGGCCACTGTGCGCAGCTTGCGGACTGCGATCCGGCACGTTCCGTGGGATTACTGTATCAGGCACCCAAGGCGCCGCTCTTTGCGGCACGGGATGCTGGCACCACAGTGGATACAGAAGCGCTCTGCGCCATGCTGCACGACATCAGCAACGCCCATGAACACGTGGTTTTCGAAGGGGCCGGAGGTGCGCTGGTTCCGATAACGGAACACATGTTCATGACGGACCTGATGGCCGCAACAGATGCCCGCACCATCGTGGCGGCCCGGGCAGGACTTGGCACCATCAACCACACCCTGCTCACGCTGGAGTCCCTTTCCCGCCGCAACTTGGACGTTGCGGGCGTGGTCATGGTGCAATCGCCGCAGGCCGTGACCCCCGAGGCCATGGTGGTGGAGAACATTGAGGCTGTTGAACGAATTTCAGGCGTTCCGGTTCTCTGCGTGGTTCCGCCGCTGACCGATTTTATGCACGACGGGGAAGAGGCGGTGCAGGCCTTGGGCAGGGCACTCCTGACCGGAGGCATCCGGCATCCCTGA